The genome window aaaaaaaatatccaaTGATGACATAAAGCAGGAAACGAGCTTTCTGTGTTAGCGCCTGAAGAAAGAAAGACATCAAAGGGATTGAAACGAGCATGATGGGAAAGATAACCATTACAATAAACTCCTAACACTCAAAAGATCAATTAACTTTTGTCAACTAATAACAAGAACTGTGGCAAATACAAGTTAGACACAAGCAAGGTTTAAAATACTGCCTGTACTGATAAACATGGGCTAGTTTTTAGCAGTCCGATAGCCAACCAGGACAAGATTGGGCAATTTTGCCCTGTTTGGTGCAGCATGAGATGTATCATGTGGTAAGTTCACAGTATTGAACTTAGATGTGGCATGCAGACTAGTACCGGGCATTAGTAACACTTTTTTTTTCACTCTTTCCCTTTTTCCTCCCCCTGAACTGCAGCAAATAAAAGTTAGACACAAGCAAGGCTTAAAATACTGCCTGTACTGATAAACATGGGCTGGTTTTTAGCAGTCCAATAGCCAACCAGGACAAGATTGGGTAATTTTGCCCTGTTTGGTGCAGTACGAGATGTATTATGCAGTAAGTATTGAACTTAGATGTGTCAAGAAGACTAGTACCGGGCATTAGTAAtaccctttttcttttttcactctttCCCTTTTTCCTCTGCCTCCTCAGCTGTTTGTCCATCTCTGTTTTTCTATCACTCTAGCTTCCCCCTATCACTTCCTGCCTACTCGTTGCCTCTGGCCCTCACCCTACCCCCACCCCAGCCACCCCTCATCTTCTTCCACCTCCCCTCTTTGGGCCAGAACCGCAACAATGTGGGGGAATACCATCCAAGGACCGATGTCAGTACCAGAAcaagatttgaaacattcaagttTATACAATAccaaagttgtaggagaattccgAATCAGGATACCTCATATTCTTCGAACTCATGACCTTCAACCAAAACAACACTAGGAATACAGTTAGGAGGTGGACGAAGCAGCTGTTGAGCCTCTTCCCATGTTACTTTCAATTCCATGGAATCCTCATTTTCAATCCGTAGACGTTTACTCTTGGAACCAAGATTGCCACCTTTCCTTCTACTACCCTGTGAGGATCTAGCATCGAGCCCATCCTTTTGTAACAGGCCTTCATTTGCTAACTTAGTGCAGTTCCACTGCTCTGCTGTATTGATCAAGTTTCTTGGTTCTGGATTGCCCTTAAAATCTTTAGCAGTGCCTTTGTTGTCACCCTCTGGAGGTGTTGAGAAACCGTTGCCAGATTTAAGTGTTTGAGAGTCCTGTCAATAAATGagaacaaaaattatgatcattgaATAAGTGGAACATAAGATTCAATTTAAAGTAGCTCACAGTTGAAACATTCTTGCACCTCATCTTTCACCAAAACTAATCACCAAAAATTATTTATTACTCATTTCCATATTCAGCAACTTACACATATGGACTTACCATGATTCTAGTAGTTAGGAAATTATTGAGACCACCAAGTATAgacagtaattattatttataatttatataataggCATACTAAATCTAAATCTCAAATTAGCAGCTGGAAATTACAAGCAAGAGAGTTTCAGACTCCAAGAGCAAACTCATTTAAACTTGGAATGTTAGATAAACACATAAACACACAGGACAAACTCTTCAGGCATCTCTAGATTAAACAagcttcaaaggaaggaaaaatcTTTCTAAAGCTCCATATTCTTTTGACAAGTATACAACACAAAATCTTCACCAACAAACCTGTTCGTTGGAAACACTAGAAGCCTTTCTGAATCCCATAATTAACTTCCCTTCTGGATCTATCCGGCTAAATGTTACTGCAGAGGCACATTATAATTTTAGATCTGCAGATAAAAGGCATTCCTGTCTTACACTAAAATCAAAGTAATGGAAAGATATGTTCAGGTTTAAGGCCCAATGCAATCGTGTTATATGTTATTGAATTACAAAAAATGTGTAATGCAGCAAAAGAAAGTAACATATACATAAGCACATGTAATTATTTCATGTACATGTATAAATGCATATACAAGTAAATATATGCATGCACATATAATCATACACAAGCATATATGAACATACATATTAATGGACATGCATAAATTAATTTACATGCATATACCATAACCATCCTTAAGCAACTTAATACGGAAAGTTTGACGGATTCAAGAAAAAAGTATCacctattaataaaaataaatcaaaactCTTGAGAGTACAAATTAGTTAACCCGAACTCTTTCCCTAAATATCTCATATCATGATCATGACATGTGATTTTTCAAGAACTGCCATAGTTTGTCATTGACATGATAGTTAACTATGCATGTTATAATTCCATGCAAACTCAGGATATCCTGTAACCCAAAACTACTAGTTAACCGACCCcagtcaaaataaataaataaagagctGATAACAACATTATATGGGCACGCAAGGCTCAGTCTTTTGGGAGTACAGAATACAGATATCCAAGAAAGAATCTAGTTCGAGAAAATAGAACTACAGAATACTTGCAGAAGCAAGGTAAGGTAGTGTACACGTGGTTTCAGTTGAAGGGCACCGAAGAGCCATGACACTTGATTCAAGTCTAAAAACATACCTGTGTCACCTGCTTGCAATTGCATTGCCTGAATACAAGGTGTTACCCCCTCCAAAACATACATCCTGCTGTTATTATTAGGCCAAAAACGAAATTGGAACACCCAGTCCTTGCCATTTGCATCCTGAACTTTTAAAGGAAGTCCTTCAGGTTGAGAAATTGTAGGAAAGTAGGCCTGTTTTTACAACCAGCCATTTGTATTACTAAAAGCAACTCAGAGAATTTAATCACCCATTATGATATAATGATACATATACATAATTGAAAAGAAGTAACTGTGGAAGAGTTCAAATCTGCTATCTACAATTAAACATATTCAATGTTTTATCCTTTGAGACAAAGCGCCAGCATATAAAAAACCATTAAGCCAGATATTCAAAAGCAAATCAAGGTGACTGCTGTAATGTTGATCGACTAGCAAAGAAGTGAACAAAAATAATGCATAACTGCTTAGAGTTCAAACAGAGAATCAGCAAGTTTAGCTGGAAAGTACAGCCAGAGAATATGAAATTACAGAACAGCCATAACTGCACAAACAAGGTGACTGCTGTCATGCTACAAAATCCATATTCCACATATGTAATAAAAGATGAGTGGCTTCCAATTGCTCCAACTATATAAGTTACCATACTGAGATATTGTCAAGTTTATTTTTAAACCAGTGCATTATTTTAAACAATGCTGTAAAGTAGCCATGTGCTCCTAGTTCCCTGCATTATAAAATGAACCTTCAGCATTTTGTGTTACTCCCAAATGTTGGCCAGTGTACCTTTTCAAAAAATTGCAAAGAAAAATTGATTAAATAAATGTGTATATATGTTTACCAAAATTAATTAGAAATACAACATAACCCAAGTGTCACATGGGCAATTAACTAGGAATTAGAAAATGTACTATAGCCATAACATCCTAGTGAAACTTCAACTTTGTTGCTGCAGTGCTCAAACATGAAAACAGTCACAAAATGATTATAACTCCCGGTACAGGAAATCTAGAAGACTTACCTCAGCACATTTTTTTGGCAGCACGAGACGTCCAATCCGACCAGCATCACTAGCACTCAACATCTTTTCAAACAATGGAGTAATCACAGAGTTTGAACTTATAATATGTCAAGCAAAACCTAAGTGAGAccgatatcatcataaattaaccATAACTAATCTTCATATGCATTGAGAATcttcttttaagttttaacatGGTAAAAACTAAAAAGAACATACAAAAACAGGAGCAGAGTTATTATGATGAAAATGAAAGGATACTCTCCCGATATTTGTTGTAGCTCTTTATCGGTTATTCTAGGCCAATATCGAGGAAGTAACTGGGACCGTGCTCGGTTATCTACTCGAGATTTTCCATTGCGTATTTGAGTTTGTAATTCAGCATCCATCATGCTTTGAGGGTAGAATTGCTTTGACAGAGGATAACCTGCTTGACCTTGTGATTGGTTTGAATATCTACTTGGCTCCTTCAGATCATTTGTCGATTGAAAAGGAGCAGCCAATCCAAGAGGTGAAGTATCTTCCTTTATTGCAGATGATGTTGCTGGCTTCACACATGAATTTGGATGTGCATCAAGGTTAGCTCCAGAAGCACTGGTGGAACAAGGGTCTCCATTCACTGCTTTCCTTGTAGAGACAGAATCATTTTCTCCAACAAGGCGGCAAGAATCTTGCACTCCATCAGCATTGTCTTCTCCATGGAACATACCAAAAGTAGAAGCTGCATCAATACCTATTTTACCATTGACATATCTTTCTCTTGCGACATTGCTAGTAATTGGTCTCTCAGAGAGGTTTTCAAATTTCTTTTCATGCGCTAAAATAGAATGACGGCCACCAGGAGTAAGTTTCTCAATGCAATTAGGTCTGTCAAATTCATATGACAACCGCTGTTGCAAGTCTGATTGTGCACTTGTCATGTTCCACATATGTGGTGATTGACGCCACTGTCCAAAAAATGGACCATTCAATGGTTTCCAGCTTTTAGCAGGAAATTCCTTCCTCTCGGATACTTGTTGGGACATAAGCATAGGAGAAGATAACATCTGATTTGGTGCCTGAGGAAATGTCAGCACATATTAAGGTATCAAGAAAGAGATAAATGCATAAATAAGACTGAGGTGCTCTGCTTTTAAGTATAAAATTAAGCACataatatcataaatatataaTGGAATATACATAATGACAAAAAGGCCCCAACAGGAGGCAACAGCAATGAGGATGACATGGACAGTCTTGAGCCTAGAAAATGACCTAAATAAATTATTACCAATGAAGAATTTGGTTCCAAACAAGAATCAAGAAATTTCTTTTCACCTGGACCAATGTGTACTAACCAATATTCAAGGTTCTGAATACCATACCATACCAGTATACCGATCAGCTATCGGTACGACACGTACCGAACTATATAAGTGCACCGCCTATACCAGTCCTCTATCGGATCagtacgtaccacccataccgagcggtactgTACGATATTGCATATCATGCCAATATTCACCGATTTGATCCATGGACCTAACCCAATTCTGCCCGTTCAGTGCAGccataaaaaactaaaaaaaggCATGCCTCCTCCTTGCGATCCAGCCCAAATCGCGAGAACAAACCTTGACGCATGCTGCCTCCCCCCCATCGTCCACTGCTGTCACCGACCAAGTACACGCTCCACTTCTACTACTTTTCCTCCACTACCtcatccctcctcttcctccagtgGATCCTCTccttcttcgtcttcctccttcctcttcctccaccacctacTCTTCCTTTATTGTCTCCTCTCCTTCCTTCCTCCACTATCTCCTCTTTTActgtcctcttcctccaccatttccccttcttccttcctcttcgcccacctcctttctcttcctcatTCTTCCTCTGtcgtctcctcttcttccttccccttctccttcttcttccactTTAGTATGTACCAAATGTCAATACACTGATACCAAAGGTACATAACGGTCCAGCCTAGGATCGGATACTAAATTGCGGCTCTTGATACCGTAGGTAATATGACCATATTTTTTGCTTTTGTACCTGTATATCCAAAAAAAAGTAAATAGAATAATCCTTGACCAAAGTTAACTTTTTAAATCTAacaattaatagaaaaaaaaggCAGACCAAACCAAAAACAGAATGATCATATTATTATAAATATGCTCCAACCAAAGAGGTAATTGAACAATCTTTAAATGTCAACGATTCAACAttataaattttagaaaaataactaagatcttaaaattaaaattattatggtTATGACTTGTCATGAAGATGTACAACCAATTATCTGTGACCTTAGGTATTTTAGTCACTGTAATTTgtacaaaaatacaaaaatacaaaaatacaaaaattaaataggGTGAGCTATAAAAAATACATGAATCAGAAGAGGATGAATTTTTTTCTGCTCACCGTGACAAGAGATTTCCTAGCACATGCAACACAATCGACTCCACCAGCATCAACAAACACGTAGGTAGGAGCTGAAACGATACACCCACAATGCACCCGCTGAAAAAAAAATGCTGAATCAGAAAATTTGCCGAATAGAGTAACAAAAACACCGATCTTCTGAAATCATCATTCTAAAGTTAATCCAACCATGACCAATTAATAAGAGAAACTAATGAACAATTTAAATTCTAACCTTGCCACATGTTTCGCAGTTCCTCCAACCCCCATCATCAGAGTGAAACGTTTCGCAGAAATTACCTTGCTCGAACATGCAGCTAAATGAAAACCAATAGACTTAGAGAATATAAATGGAAAATTCAAAAGTTTTATACCGACGTGCCCAAAATCACCGTTGGTGAGAAACTCAAATCTATCTGAACTCGCTTCAAATTGTGGATCAAAAGGTCCAATAGAAAAATGAAAGCTAAAATGATTGCAAGTTTTGGCGTAAGGTTTTGGCAAATAAGCACCGTCGGCCACCACTGGAACTACAAGGTAAAATCAACGAGCAATTTCCACTAAAAACAATCAAAATTTGAGTTCTAACATCCAAAGAAGAAGGAAAACAATGAAAAAGCCACCGCGTTTCAGTAGGCTCGTTCGACGCACCAGCATGGGGAACCAAACCAAAATCGAAACCATACGGCAGAAAACAAACCGCCAGATCCAAATATAGAAACACTCCGACGCGTAAAGAGACGAGGGGAAGCATCAGGAAAGTGAAGCACCCGATGGGTGGGGTAAAGAGGGGCATACGAGCATCGGTCGCAGAGCTCGGCGATCTCGCCGGAGCGTAGGCGCCACCCCTTCCTCCTGGTGGGCGGGGTGTCAGGAAACGGCTCCTTGCACTGGGAGTTGAAGCAGATCTTGGCGGTGGTAGCCGCCGCCGACGAAGGCGAAGACATGACGACTACAAGAAAAGCAGAGATCAAATCGAAGTAGCCctagaagagagaaagagagagggagagagagctcGCAGGAGGCAAGAAGTTTCGATTTGGAACCATAAAAACAGAAAGAGGGAAGAGGAAAGGGGGAGGGAGGGTTTGGGAGAAGGGatcgaaggaggagaagaagggatgAGGGGAGGCGACGAAGGAAGAATAAAAGGTGGGCGTCTCTTTaatgcgtatatatatatatatagagagagagagagagagagagagagagagagagagaaagagagtgagTGTGTGGGTATATGTTTGAGATGTggcaggggggggggggggggttgggttgTCATCGTGTCGTGTGTCTCGACGTCGCCTCAAGCGTTATTCCACTCTAACCACTGCCACGACAACGCTTGTTGCTAGACATTTCTTCGTATCGGCCGACCTGAGACGTGTGTGGGTATGTGGCTGGCTCGATGCGTGTTCCCATTTTTCGATTTTccatgataaaaaaagaaaaactatttattatttcttaattttGTGTTCCTATTTTTCGATTTTccatgataaaaaaagaaaaactatttattatttcttaattttGTGTTCCTATTTTTCGATTTTccatgataaaaaaagaaaaactatttattatttcttaattttGTGTTCCTATTTTTCGATTttccatgataaaaaaaaagaaaaactatttattatttcttaattttGTGTTCCTATTTTTCGATTTTCCATGATAAAAAGAAAAACTAtttattatttcttaattttGCGACGGAGAAAGAGATGGTTTTGACAACTGCACCCCCCCAAATCATCAAAACTCGGTCAtacacttttttattttatttttttccatcaGTGTCAGTGGTATAGACTTGAGTTTTTAACGATAATAATCGC of Musa acuminata AAA Group cultivar baxijiao chromosome BXJ1-7, Cavendish_Baxijiao_AAA, whole genome shotgun sequence contains these proteins:
- the LOC103991037 gene encoding B3 domain-containing protein Os07g0563300 isoform X3, which encodes MSSPSSAAATTAKICFNSQCKEPFPDTPPTRRKGWRLRSGEIAELCDRCSCMFEQGNFCETFHSDDGGWRNCETCGKRVHCGCIVSAPTYVFVDAGGVDCVACARKSLVTAPNQMLSSPMLMSQQVSERKEFPAKSWKPLNGPFFGQWRQSPHMWNMTSAQSDLQQRLSYEFDRPNCIEKLTPGGRHSILAHEKKFENLSERPITSNVARERYVNGKIGIDAASTFGMFHGEDNADGVQDSCRLVGENDSVSTRKAVNGDPCSTSASGANLDAHPNSCVKPATSSAIKEDTSPLGLAAPFQSTNDLKEPSRYSNQSQGQAGYPLSKQFYPQSMMDAELQTQIRNGKSRVDNRARSQLLPRYWPRITDKELQQISGDSNSVITPLFEKMLSASDAGRIGRLVLPKKCAEAYFPTISQPEGLPLKVQDANGKDWVFQFRFWPNNNSRMYVLEGVTPCIQAMQLQAGDTVTFSRIDPEGKLIMGFRKASSVSNEQDSQTLKSGNGFSTPPEGDNKGTAKDFKGNPEPRNLINTAEQWNCTKLANEGLLQKDGLDARSSQGSRRKGGNLGSKSKRLRIENEDSMELKVTWEEAQQLLRPPPNCIPSVVLVEGHEFEEYEEAPVLGKPTYFTTNQSGENYQWAQCEDCSKWRRLPVDALLPSRWTCSNNMSDPERSLCSAAQELSMEQLAELIPCKADGLDTLANLAILGEGENLPPSQPTTKHPRHRPGCTCIVCIQPPSGKGPKHKQTCTCNVCLTVKRRFRTLMLRREKRQSEKEAETARKQQKQQSNQSPEKAPGGSDPLKTDLGVNKSPQKAMTNDEGISDEGLERRRASQSPLKAPQIDLNIQPEREEEPSPKSDSGSMMRLLQDAAT
- the LOC103991037 gene encoding B3 domain-containing protein Os07g0563300 isoform X2 produces the protein MSSPSSAAATTAKICFNSQCKEPFPDTPPTRRKGWRLRSGEIAELCDRCSCMFEQGNFCETFHSDDGGWRNCETCGKRVHCGCIVSAPTYVFVDAGGVDCVACARKSLVTAPNQMLSSPMLMSQQVSERKEFPAKSWKPLNGPFFGQWRQSPHMWNMTSAQSDLQQRLSYEFDRPNCIEKLTPGGRHSILAHEKKFENLSERPITSNVARERYVNGKIGIDAASTFGMFHGEDNADGVQDSCRLVGENDSVSTRKAVNGDPCSTSASGANLDAHPNSCVKPATSSAIKEDTSPLGLAAPFQSTNDLKEPSRYSNQSQGQAGYPLSKQFYPQSMMDAELQTQIRNGKSRVDNRARSQLLPRYWPRITDKELQQISGDSNSVITPLFEKMLSASDAGRIGRLVLPKKCAEDANGKDWVFQFRFWPNNNSRMYVLEGVTPCIQAMQLQAGDTVTFSRIDPEGKLIMGFRKASSVSNEQDSQTLKSGNGFSTPPEGDNKGTAKDFKGNPEPRNLINTAEQWNCTKLANEGLLQKDGLDARSSQGSRRKGGNLGSKSKRLRIENEDSMELKVTWEEAQQLLRPPPNCIPSVVLVEGHEFEEYEEAPVLGKPTYFTTNQSGENYQWAQCEDCSKWRRLPVDALLPSRWTCSNNMSDPERSLCSAAQELSMEQLAELIPCKAGASKRSKVKVETDNIEVSDGLDTLANLAILGEGENLPPSQPTTKHPRHRPGCTCIVCIQPPSGKGPKHKQTCTCNVCLTVKRRFRTLMLRREKRQSEKEAETARKQQKQQSNQSPEKAPGGSDPLKTDLGVNKSPQKAMTNDEGISDEGLERRRASQSPLKAPQIDLNIQPEREEEPSPKSDSGSMMRLLQDAAT
- the LOC103991037 gene encoding B3 domain-containing protein Os07g0563300 isoform X1 — encoded protein: MSSPSSAAATTAKICFNSQCKEPFPDTPPTRRKGWRLRSGEIAELCDRCSCMFEQGNFCETFHSDDGGWRNCETCGKRVHCGCIVSAPTYVFVDAGGVDCVACARKSLVTAPNQMLSSPMLMSQQVSERKEFPAKSWKPLNGPFFGQWRQSPHMWNMTSAQSDLQQRLSYEFDRPNCIEKLTPGGRHSILAHEKKFENLSERPITSNVARERYVNGKIGIDAASTFGMFHGEDNADGVQDSCRLVGENDSVSTRKAVNGDPCSTSASGANLDAHPNSCVKPATSSAIKEDTSPLGLAAPFQSTNDLKEPSRYSNQSQGQAGYPLSKQFYPQSMMDAELQTQIRNGKSRVDNRARSQLLPRYWPRITDKELQQISGDSNSVITPLFEKMLSASDAGRIGRLVLPKKCAEAYFPTISQPEGLPLKVQDANGKDWVFQFRFWPNNNSRMYVLEGVTPCIQAMQLQAGDTVTFSRIDPEGKLIMGFRKASSVSNEQDSQTLKSGNGFSTPPEGDNKGTAKDFKGNPEPRNLINTAEQWNCTKLANEGLLQKDGLDARSSQGSRRKGGNLGSKSKRLRIENEDSMELKVTWEEAQQLLRPPPNCIPSVVLVEGHEFEEYEEAPVLGKPTYFTTNQSGENYQWAQCEDCSKWRRLPVDALLPSRWTCSNNMSDPERSLCSAAQELSMEQLAELIPCKAGASKRSKVKVETDNIEVSDGLDTLANLAILGEGENLPPSQPTTKHPRHRPGCTCIVCIQPPSGKGPKHKQTCTCNVCLTVKRRFRTLMLRREKRQSEKEAETARKQQKQQSNQSPEKAPGGSDPLKTDLGVNKSPQKAMTNDEGISDEGLERRRASQSPLKAPQIDLNIQPEREEEPSPKSDSGSMMRLLQDAAT
- the LOC103991037 gene encoding B3 domain-containing protein Os07g0563300 isoform X4; the encoded protein is MSSPSSAAATTAKICFNSQCKEPFPDTPPTRRKGWRLRSGEIAELCDRCSCMFEQGNFCETFHSDDGGWRNCETCGKRVHCGCIVSAPTYVFVDAGGVDCVACARKSLVTAPNQMLSSPMLMSQQVSERKEFPAKSWKPLNGPFFGQWRQSPHMWNMTSAQSDLQQRLSYEFDRPNCIEKLTPGGRHSILAHEKKFENLSERPITSNVARERYVNGKIGIDAASTFGMFHGEDNADGVQDSCRLVGENDSVSTRKAVNGDPCSTSASGANLDAHPNSCVKPATSSAIKEDTSPLGLAAPFQSTNDLKEPSRYSNQSQGQAGYPLSKQFYPQSMMDAELQTQIRNGKSRVDNRARSQLLPRYWPRITDKELQQISGDSNSVITPLFEKMLSASDAGRIGRLVLPKKCAEAYFPTISQPEGLPLKVQDANGKDWVFQFRFWPNNNSRMYVLEGVTPCIQAMQLQAGDTVTFSRIDPEGKLIMGFRKASSVSNEQDSQTLKSGNGFSTPPEGDNKGTAKDFKGNPEPRNLINTAEQWNCTKLANEGLLQKDGLDARSSQGSRRKGGNLGSKSKRLRIENEDSMELKVTWEEAQQLLRPPPNCIPSVVLVEGHEFEEYEEAPVLGKPTYFTTNQSGENYQWAQCEDCSKWRRLPVDALLPSRWTCSNNMSDPERSLCSAAQELSMEQLAELIPCKAVMQVHLRDQRLKLKLTILKFQMGWIRLLTLPFLERVKTFLLLNLQQSIQGIGLAAHALYVYSLQVARALSTSRLAHAMFASQSNAGSGPSCLGGRSVSQRRKLRLQGSSRNNSPTNHQRKHQEEVTH
- the LOC103991037 gene encoding B3 domain-containing protein Os07g0563300 isoform X5, with product MLSSPMLMSQQVSERKEFPAKSWKPLNGPFFGQWRQSPHMWNMTSAQSDLQQRLSYEFDRPNCIEKLTPGGRHSILAHEKKFENLSERPITSNVARERYVNGKIGIDAASTFGMFHGEDNADGVQDSCRLVGENDSVSTRKAVNGDPCSTSASGANLDAHPNSCVKPATSSAIKEDTSPLGLAAPFQSTNDLKEPSRYSNQSQGQAGYPLSKQFYPQSMMDAELQTQIRNGKSRVDNRARSQLLPRYWPRITDKELQQISGDSNSVITPLFEKMLSASDAGRIGRLVLPKKCAEAYFPTISQPEGLPLKVQDANGKDWVFQFRFWPNNNSRMYVLEGVTPCIQAMQLQAGDTVTFSRIDPEGKLIMGFRKASSVSNEQDSQTLKSGNGFSTPPEGDNKGTAKDFKGNPEPRNLINTAEQWNCTKLANEGLLQKDGLDARSSQGSRRKGGNLGSKSKRLRIENEDSMELKVTWEEAQQLLRPPPNCIPSVVLVEGHEFEEYEEAPVLGKPTYFTTNQSGENYQWAQCEDCSKWRRLPVDALLPSRWTCSNNMSDPERSLCSAAQELSMEQLAELIPCKAGASKRSKVKVETDNIEVSDGLDTLANLAILGEGENLPPSQPTTKHPRHRPGCTCIVCIQPPSGKGPKHKQTCTCNVCLTVKRRFRTLMLRREKRQSEKEAETARKQQKQQSNQSPEKAPGGSDPLKTDLGVNKSPQKAMTNDEGISDEGLERRRASQSPLKAPQIDLNIQPEREEEPSPKSDSGSMMRLLQDAAT